One Euphorbia lathyris chromosome 1, ddEupLath1.1, whole genome shotgun sequence DNA segment encodes these proteins:
- the LOC136222884 gene encoding heavy metal-associated isoprenylated plant protein 39-like translates to MVKVSGISGVESISLDSKDMKLTVTGDVDAVSVVSKLRKLCHTEIITVGPAKEPEKKKEEPKKEEPKKQEPEKKKDPPKDDVAELVKAYKAYNPHLTSYYYVTSVEEDPNACVIC, encoded by the exons ATGGTGAAAGTCTCTGGCATTtcag GAGTTGAATCAATCTCTCTAGACTCAAAGGACATGAAATTGACAGTAACAGGAGATGTTGATGCAGTAAGTGTAGTAAGTAAACTGAGAAAGCTGTGTCACACAGAAATAATAACAGTAGGACCAGCAAAGGAGCCagaaaagaagaaggaagaacccaagaAAGAGGAGCCAAAGAAACAAGAACCTGAGAAAAAGAAAGATCCACCTAAAGATGATGTGGCTGAGCTTGTTAAAGCTTATAAGGCCTATAATCCTCATCTTACTTCTTACTATTATGTTACAAGTGTTGAGGAAGATCCTAATGCCTGTGTCATCTgttaa
- the LOC136222795 gene encoding heavy metal-associated isoprenylated plant protein 39-like, which yields MTKKVVVKLGLHDEKDKQKAMKRVSGISGVESISLDSKDMKLTVTGDVDAVSVVNKLRKLCHTEIITVGPAKEEPKKEEPKKQEPEKKKDPPKDDVAELVKAYKAYNPHLTSYYHVRSVEEDPNGCVIC from the exons ATGACTAAG AAAGTAGTGGTGAAATTGGGATTACATGATGAGAAAGATAAGCAGAAAGCCATGAAGAGAGTCTCTGGCATTtcag GAGTTGAATCAATCTCTCTGGACTCGAAGGATATGAAATTGACAGTAACAGGAGATGTTGATGCAGTGAGTGTAGTAAATAAACTGAGGAAGCTGTGTCACACGGAGATAATAACAGTAGGACCAGCAAAGGAAGAACCAAAGAAAGAGGAGCCAAAGAAGCAAGAACCTGAGAAAAAGAAAGATCCACCTAAAGATGATGTGGCTGAGCTTGTTAAAGCTTATAAGGCTTATAATCCTCATCTTACTTCTTACTATCATGTTAGAAGTGTAGAGGAAGATCCCAATGGCTGTGTCATTTGTTAA